A portion of the Echeneis naucrates chromosome 5, fEcheNa1.1, whole genome shotgun sequence genome contains these proteins:
- the LOC115043343 gene encoding inositol hexakisphosphate kinase 2-like isoform X1: protein MSPAVEAQAQEAMNAEQKQKQQQNQLQHQLQHQQCYMEKGVMLEPFVHQVGGHSCVLRFGEQTICKPLIPREHQFYKSLPAAMRKFTPQYRGVVSVSFEEDEEGNLCLIAYPLHSDPGADLEYKDPSTDCEPKNKIFKWGKLLASSLLMDTENYSKDARSRHSRKDKDKGPHMLQEDVELEWLQQAEVLYYRLERSHSNAVPQLKHNPWSVKCHQQHLQRMKENAKHRNQYKFILLENLTWRHTVPCVLDLKMGTRQHGDDATEEKKAVQIRKCQQSTSASIGVRLCGMQVYRSDTGQLMFMNKYHGRKLTLPDFKEALFQFFHSGQRLRRELLSPVLRRLRDMQAALEACESYRFYSSSLLIIYDGAPHRKHTRRRTEDGLSEEEGDEDEEENEEVEAGPEMEEEEEEEEEMGEVAGALGFPHSPSMSNDVSSSCSSSSSSSSVSGSSGVSQAHLPRSDPYSPMVDVRMIDFAHTTCRHYREDSVVHEGQDSGYIFGLQNLITIISELENHSKD, encoded by the exons ATGAGTCCGGCTGTGGAGGCTCAGGCCCAGGAGGCCATGAATGcagagcaaaagcaaaagcagcagcagaaccagctgcagcatcagctgcagcaccagcaATGCTACATGGAAAAGGGGGTGATGCTTGAGCCTTTTGTGCACCAGGTGGGGGGACATTCCTGCGTCCTGCGTTTTGGGGAGCAGACCATCTGCAAGCCCCTCATTCCCCGTGAGCATCAGTTCTACAAGAGTCTGCCTGCTGCAATGAGGAAGTTCACCCCCCAGTATAGAG GTGTTGTGTCAGTGAGCTTTGAGGAGGACGAAGAAGGTAACCTTTGCCTCATTGCCTACCCACTCCATAGCGACCCAGGAGCAGATCTGGAATACAAAGACCCCTCCACTGACTGTGAGCCCAAAAACAAGATCTTCAAGTGGGGCAAGTTGTTGGCTTCCTCACTGCTTATGGACACAGAAAATTACAGCAAAGATGCCCGAAGCCGCCATTCTCGCAAAGATAAGGACAAGGG TCCTCACATGCTGCAGGAAGATGTGGAGTTGGAGTGGCTGCAGCAGGCTGAGGTGCTTTACTACAGACTGGAGCGCAGTCACAGTAATGCTGTCCCACAGCTCAAACACAACCCTTGGAGTGTCAAGTGTCACCAGCAGCACCTGCAGAGAATGAAGGAGAATGCCAAGCATCGCAACCAGTACA AATTTATCCTACTGGAGAACCTGACGTGGCGGCACACAGTGCCATGTGTATTGGACCTGAAGATGGGCACACGACAGCATGGAGATGATGCCACggaggagaaaaaggcagtGCAGATCCGCAAGTGCCAGCAGAGCACATCAGCCTCAATAGGAGTGCGTCTCTGTGGCATGCAG GTGTACCGGTCAGACACAGGCCAACTGATGTTCATGAACAAGTACCATGGCCGGAAGCTCACCCTGCCAGATTTCAAAGAGGCTTTGTTTCAGTTCTTCCACAGCGGACAGCGTCTACGGCGCGAACTCCTCTCTCCAGTACTACGTAGGCTCAGAGACATGCAAGCTGCCCTGGAAGCCTGTGAATCATACCGCTTCTACTCCAGTTCCCTGCTTATCATTTATGACGGTGCACCCCACCGTAAACACACACGCCGACGCACTGAAGATGGACTGTCTGAGGAGGAaggtgatgaggatgaagaggagaatGAAGAGGTTGAGGCTGGaccagagatggaggaggaggaggaggaggaggaggagatgggcgAGGTAGCGGGTGCACTTGGCTTCCCTCACAGCCCCTCTATGTCTAACGacgtcagcagcagctgctccagcagcagcagcagtagcagtgtCAGTGGAAGCTCGGGTGTCAGCCAGGCTCATCTCCCCCGGTCAGATCCCTACAGCCCCATGGTGGATGTGAGGATGATAGACTTTGCTCACACCACCTGCAGACATTACAGAGAGGACAGCGTGGTGCATGAGGGCCAGGACAGTGGTTACATCTTTGGTCTCCAAAACCTAATCACCATCATCTCTGAGCTGGAGAACCACAGCAAAGACTga
- the LOC115043343 gene encoding inositol hexakisphosphate kinase 2-like isoform X2 yields the protein MSPAVEAQAQEAMNAEQKQKQQQNQLQHQLQHQQCYMEKGVMLEPFVHQVGGHSCVLRFGEQTICKPLIPREHQFYKSLPAAMRKFTPQYRGVVSVSFEEDEEGNLCLIAYPLHSDPGADLEYKDPSTDCEPKNKIFKWGKLLASSLLMDTENYSKDARSRHSRKDKDKGPHMLQEDVELEWLQQAEVLYYRLERSHSNAVPQLKHNPWSVKCHQQHLQRMKENAKHRNQYKFILLENLTWRHTVPCVLDLKMGTRQHGDDATEEKKAVQIRKCQQSTSASIGVRLCGMQVYRSDTGQLMFMNKYHGRKLTLPDFKEALFQFFHSGQRLRRELLSPVLRRLRDMQAALEACESYRFYSSSLLIIYDGAPHRKHTRRRTEDGLSEEEGDEDEEENEEVEAGPEMEEEEEEEEEMGEVADPYSPMVDVRMIDFAHTTCRHYREDSVVHEGQDSGYIFGLQNLITIISELENHSKD from the exons ATGAGTCCGGCTGTGGAGGCTCAGGCCCAGGAGGCCATGAATGcagagcaaaagcaaaagcagcagcagaaccagctgcagcatcagctgcagcaccagcaATGCTACATGGAAAAGGGGGTGATGCTTGAGCCTTTTGTGCACCAGGTGGGGGGACATTCCTGCGTCCTGCGTTTTGGGGAGCAGACCATCTGCAAGCCCCTCATTCCCCGTGAGCATCAGTTCTACAAGAGTCTGCCTGCTGCAATGAGGAAGTTCACCCCCCAGTATAGAG GTGTTGTGTCAGTGAGCTTTGAGGAGGACGAAGAAGGTAACCTTTGCCTCATTGCCTACCCACTCCATAGCGACCCAGGAGCAGATCTGGAATACAAAGACCCCTCCACTGACTGTGAGCCCAAAAACAAGATCTTCAAGTGGGGCAAGTTGTTGGCTTCCTCACTGCTTATGGACACAGAAAATTACAGCAAAGATGCCCGAAGCCGCCATTCTCGCAAAGATAAGGACAAGGG TCCTCACATGCTGCAGGAAGATGTGGAGTTGGAGTGGCTGCAGCAGGCTGAGGTGCTTTACTACAGACTGGAGCGCAGTCACAGTAATGCTGTCCCACAGCTCAAACACAACCCTTGGAGTGTCAAGTGTCACCAGCAGCACCTGCAGAGAATGAAGGAGAATGCCAAGCATCGCAACCAGTACA AATTTATCCTACTGGAGAACCTGACGTGGCGGCACACAGTGCCATGTGTATTGGACCTGAAGATGGGCACACGACAGCATGGAGATGATGCCACggaggagaaaaaggcagtGCAGATCCGCAAGTGCCAGCAGAGCACATCAGCCTCAATAGGAGTGCGTCTCTGTGGCATGCAG GTGTACCGGTCAGACACAGGCCAACTGATGTTCATGAACAAGTACCATGGCCGGAAGCTCACCCTGCCAGATTTCAAAGAGGCTTTGTTTCAGTTCTTCCACAGCGGACAGCGTCTACGGCGCGAACTCCTCTCTCCAGTACTACGTAGGCTCAGAGACATGCAAGCTGCCCTGGAAGCCTGTGAATCATACCGCTTCTACTCCAGTTCCCTGCTTATCATTTATGACGGTGCACCCCACCGTAAACACACACGCCGACGCACTGAAGATGGACTGTCTGAGGAGGAaggtgatgaggatgaagaggagaatGAAGAGGTTGAGGCTGGaccagagatggaggaggaggaggaggaggaggaggagatgggcgAGGTAGCGG ATCCCTACAGCCCCATGGTGGATGTGAGGATGATAGACTTTGCTCACACCACCTGCAGACATTACAGAGAGGACAGCGTGGTGCATGAGGGCCAGGACAGTGGTTACATCTTTGGTCTCCAAAACCTAATCACCATCATCTCTGAGCTGGAGAACCACAGCAAAGACTga